The Hyperolius riggenbachi isolate aHypRig1 chromosome 3, aHypRig1.pri, whole genome shotgun sequence genome window below encodes:
- the STRAP gene encoding serine-threonine kinase receptor-associated protein, which translates to MAMRQTPLTCSGHTRPVVDLAFSGVTPYGYFLISACKDGKPMLRQGDTGDWIGTFLGHKGAVWGATLNKTATKAATAAADFTAKVWDAITGDEQLTLAHKHIVKSVDFTQDSNHLLTGGQDKLLRIYDLEKPEADPEQIGGHTSAIKKALWYNDDRQIISAADDKTVRLWDRVSMTEVKTLNFNLSVSSMEYIPDVETLLITYGRTIALYNANNLDELVKSFEAPAPVNSASLHPEKDCIVAAGEDFKLYKYDYSTGEELESYKGHFGPVHCVRFSPDGELYASGSEDGTLRLWQTAVGKTYGLWKCVLPEELVSENSDAIYNVSSEIKA; encoded by the exons ATGGCGATGCGGCAGACACCGCTGACCTGTTCTGGTCACACCCGGCCCGTTGTGGACCTGGCCTTTAGCGGTGTAACCCCCTACGGATACTTCCTGATCAGCGCCTGCAAGG ATGGAAAACCAATGTTGCGTCAGGGTGACACCGGAGATTGGATTGGAACCTTTCTGGGGCACAAGGGAGCGGTCTGGGGAGCAACTCTGAATAAAACAGCCACGAAGGCTGCCACAGCAGCTGCAGACTTCACTGC GAAAGTTTGGGATGCAATCACAGGAGATGAACAACTCACTCTGGCACACAAACACATTGTAAAGAGTGTTGACTTTACCCAG GACAGTAACCACTTACTAACTGGAGGACAGGATAAACTGTTACGCATTTATGATCTTGAAAAACCAGAAGCTG ATCCAGAGCAGATCGGAGGTCACACATCTGCCATCAAGAAAGCCTTATGGTATAATGACGACAGACAGATTATCTCTGCGGCTGATGATAAAACTGTGCG GTTGTGGGATAGAGTCAGCATGACTGAGGTGAAGACGCTGAACTTTAACCTGTCTGTCAGCAGTATGGAGTATATTCCGGATGTCGAGACCCTCCTGATCACTTATGGAAGAACGATTGCACTTTACAACGCTAACAA CCTTGATGAACTGGTAAAGTCATTTGAAGCTCCAGCCCCCGTCAACTCTGCATCTCTTCATCCAGAGAAAGATTGTATTGTGGCTGCTGGAGAGGACTTCAAATTATATAAGTATGACTACAGCACCGGGGAGGAGTTAG AATCCTACAAGGGTCACTTTGGACCTGTGCATTGTGTGCGTTTCAGCCCAGATGGGGAGCTATATGCCAGTGGATCTGAAGATGGCACTCTACGGCTTTGGCAAACAGCAGTTGGGAAGACGTATGGCTTGTGGAAGTGTGTTCTTCCAG